One region of Pan paniscus chromosome 5, NHGRI_mPanPan1-v2.0_pri, whole genome shotgun sequence genomic DNA includes:
- the SMPD2 gene encoding sphingomyelin phosphodiesterase 2, translating into MKPNFSLRLRIFNLNCWGIPYLSKHRANRMRRLGDFLNQESFDLALLEEVWSEQDFQYLRQKLSPTYPAAHHFRSGIIGSGLCVFSKHPIQELTQHIYTLNGYPYMIHHGDWFSGKAVGLLVLHLSGMVLNAYVTHLHAEYNRRKDIYLAHRVAQAWELAQFIHHTSKKADVVLLCGDLNMHPEDLGCCLLKEWTGLHDAYLETRDFKGSEEGNTMVPKNCYVSQQELKPFPFGVRIDYVLYKAVSGFYISCKSLETTTGFDPHSGTPLSDHEALMATLFVRHSPPQQNPSSTHGPAERSPLMCVLKEAWTELGLGMAQARWWATFASYVIGLGLLLLALLCVLAAGGGAGEAAILLWTPSVGLVLWAGAFYLFHVQEVNGLYRAQAELQHVLGRAREAQDLGPEPQPALLLGQQEGDRTKEQ; encoded by the exons ATGAAGCCCAACTTCTCCCTGCGACTGCGGATCTTCAACCTCAACTGCTG GGGCATTCCGTACTTGAGCAAGCACCGGGCCAACCGCATGAGGCGCCTGGGAGACTTTCTGAACCAGGAGAGCTTCGACCTGGCTTTGCTGGAGGAG GTGTGGAGTGAGCAGGACTTCCAGTACCTGAGACAGAAGCTGTCACCTACCTACCCAGCTGCACACCACTTCCGGAG CGGAATCATTGGCAGTGGCCTCTGTGTCTTCTCCAAACATCCAATCCAGGAGCTCACCCAGCACATCTACACTCTCAATGGCTACCCCTACATG ATCCATCATGGTGACTGGTTCAGTGGGAAGGCTGTGGGGCTGCTGGTGCTCCATCTAAGCGGCATGGTGCTCAACGCCTATGTGACCCAT CTCCATGCCGAATACAATCGACGGAAGGACATCTACCTAGCACATCGTGTGGCCCAAGCTTGGGAATTGGCCCAGTTCATCCA CCACACATCCAAGAAGGCAGACGTGGTTCTGTTGTGTGGAGACCTCAACATGCACCCAGAAGACCTGGGCTGCTGCCTGCTGAAGGAGTGGACAGGGCTTCATGATGCCTATCTTGAAACTCGGGACTTCAAG GGCTCTGAAGAAGGCAACACAATGGTACCCAAGAACTGCTACGTCAGCCAGCAGGAGCTGAAGCCATTTCCCTTTGGTGTCCGCATTGACTACGTGCTTTACAAG GCAGTTTCTGGGTTTTACATCTCCTGTAAGAGTCTTGAAACCACTACAGGCTTTGACCCTCACAGTGGCACCCCCCTCTCTGATCATGAAGCCCTGATGGCTACTCTGTTTGTGAGGCACAGCCCCCCACAGCAGAACCCCAGCTCTACCCACG GACCAGCAGAGAGGTCGCCGTTGATGTGTGTGCTAAAGGAGGCCTGGACGGAGCTGGGTCTGGGCATGGCTCAGGCTCGCTGGTGGGCCACCTTCGCTAGCTATGTGATTGGCCTGGGGCTGCTTCTCCTGGCACTGCTGTGTGTCCTGGCGGCTGGAGGAGGGGCCGGGGAAGCTGCCATACTGCTCTGGACCCCCAGTGTAGGGCTGGTGCTGTGGGCAGGTGCATTCTACCTCTTCCACGTACAGGAAGTCAATGGCTTATATAGGGCCCAGGCTGAGCTCCAGCATGTGCTAGGAAGGGCAAGGGAGGCCCAGGATCTGGGCCCAGAGCCTCAGCCAGCCCTACTCCTGGGGCAGCAGGAGGGGGACAGAACTAAAGAACAATAA